One Arachis hypogaea cultivar Tifrunner chromosome 2, arahy.Tifrunner.gnm2.J5K5, whole genome shotgun sequence genomic window, AAAGTATTTTCATCACATTTCTTCTTTAATTGAAcaatctttctttctctttcggtGTAGAATTTTCAGCGGTATCAGCAATTAGTGTAGTCTTTGGGTTAATCATATATGCAAGATTGAGAACCGAAAGAAGAAACATCATCTTGTCTTTCCAACGGTTGAAGTTTGTTCCATCAAAGCGATCTATCCAACTTGACAAACTTTTGATTCATGACTTTGAACGTGGTATTTTAATCTTGTGCCATCTTCAAGTaatatctctctaaaattgttgggTATATGAAGATGGTTTTAAGGTAGAATTGAATCGCtttttttagagagatatttgttcCTACACTTAATTActatagggttgatgacaatactcttTAAGAATACAATGAAACCAATAAATTTcttaattaacaataataaaaaattcttaactctcttcaacaacaaaattaaaaacacactttttattttattttattgcacACTTCAAGtgacattatatattttattcaaaattataaaataaataatatattaaacaaAGATAGATTATCAAGCACTATCACAAAAAGGGAGTGCAGTTACCAAATTTTAACTTCAAACACTATACtatgataaaaataattgaaaatatcTTATATTTGTCATGACACGTTATTACAGTGGCCAAAATTTGACATTTTGTCACAAACAACACTTTtcgtaaaaaaatataataggttattaaataatttataaacaaatatAGCCTATTAAATAATTCACAACAATCTAATCATATAATTACAATTAATTGCaatagaaaaaagaagaaagaaaaagaggtaAGAAGTCATTTGTAGTGTTAAGAATACCTGATATTATGCTGAGTCATTTCttttcaatcattcaacaactaCCTAAAGTAGCAACAAGATTTCCACTCTACTTGCTCTTAGATTTCATGCGCTTTAAATGGATTAGTATTTGATGGGAtaggtttttataaaattctaatggtgtttgaatataatatttttttttaaatatttcattatATAAAACTAGCAATATGTTgactttttgtttaaaaaaaggaATTTGAGAAAATTTTAACGATGAACTATCAATCAGAAAAAGTACTTTATTTATATTGTTTTCTATAAAGAAAGATtgcatttttaataaaaaaattattttaaaaagattaaaaagtaaattatttaaaaagacaATTCAAATATAGCcttaatttaacaaattaaatgatGAAAGCAAGTTGCATTGGCATCGGATAATATATATGTAACTTAATTAGTGCCAAATCTATTAGAGTAATCACAAAATCTATCAGTGCTCCTATATAATAAAAATGCCTAGAATTCAATCTGTATTACttctaaaaaaagaaataacCTCAGTACAagacaaattaaataaagaaaggaaaattatttatgtaaaattatgagatggaaaaaaaatgaaaagaaaagtttggaggcgaggaaaaagaaaagaaaggaggacTTGCAATTTTtaaaagagcaatgctagggggccagcaatttttgtgattgttagccatcaactagccatcaatgatgatttgatggtgtgagattggtatgagatttcatccaatggctcaccttcctctgctggttacatgctggccaaaattcaataaaactgctggccccctagacttttcctttttaaaaaagGGTGATATCTGGAGgacttattatttgtttttataattttatattttattaaaataatagaaataaaaagataaatgataacaaatactaatacaataatttattagaaatgaaaagataaattaaattaacataTTATAAAGtcagtttaattttgatgcactgacaatgtaaaatattttacacagtcGTGCAATCACAACCATtcttttggatgaccattcacgCAGTCAATATAAAAAAGAGTTATTTTTGCTAATGTGATGTTATGTAATTAGATACAcgtataaaatagttttacactgatagtgcattaaaattaaattcttataaaatttcctaatttaaattaattttaaaatgaaaaatttataagtttctgaaagattaatAAAAACCTCAAAAACCCTCGCCATTTGAATATCTTGAATAAATTTTCTCTCTAAAATCTTTTCCTCCCTTTTAAAATCAATGTCATGAACAATATATATGTTGCTATCGTGGATATGTGAGAAATCACACAACATTAGTAAACTCGTACCTTTAAGAGAGATACATTAAACTCATACCTATAATTAAGATCATATTtggatgagttttttttttttttaaaaaaatagttattttttttaaaagatcttataaaaaaataaaaataattttatatttagatattttatataaaaaatatttttatttatcaattatatttgggtataataatataaaagtattttttatttatttattatataaaaaatatctttttttaaagaaaaaatatcttttaaaaaaatataaattacagcttctcaaaagaaatattttttatttttctagtgtttttaattttactactaaaaatttatcctaaaaaataaaaaaaattatcaaaataatgacATCCAAACAAATACTAAATTTCATTATAAAATCCGATTGTTTGTGCATAACGtattactcataatcaattctcCTCTTCTCTCAGTAGTACTATATTGTTAGCATAATCtttgattttatcttttatttttctaaatatcagtaaaagtaaaaataaaaaaaactttatgtttgacttttttttttcaaaatagttcCCTACTTCTCTTCTTGAATTTTTCTCTGAATTCTTGGACTTCAATTCATCGAGAAAATTGATCTTAATTTGCTTTCATTCAGCAATACATTTGTTTCAATTACTTTTATCATTCAGATTAATTCTAATTGTCATTGAATAAGAAATTATTGATTCAAAAGTGTATGtgctttttttattgtttattataataaaataatatttttgtcaagCTTATCTTTACTGCGTCACCAAACTTTTTTTTTACGGTTAAAATAGTGTCACTAATTTTAGTGTCGCCAATGGATTAGTAAAAACCCTCGCTAATTTGTAGCATGTCTCATGACTATATTTCTGCTATATTTAGTGatggtttaaattttaaaaccttcTATCACTAAATAAATAATGTTTGTGATAATTGGACAATTTTAAATTGCCACAATTTTTTTAGcatcagattttttatttttaaatgctAAACTACTACCATCTCTTTAAtattagatttttcttttattaattattacataaattattttctttataaataataatttcatgTATATAATTACTAGAATATCAAAGATTCTTTTCTCAAAAATAAAATTCCACAATAATACCAACATTCTATTTCAAAACATAATATATGAAACAAATTTTACATAGTCATAAtcctataaaattataaatttaagcaACAAGTGTTGatgaataaaaaatgttaagtgatgaatacttttttttttttttgtaattgtaCTTTATATTTACGCTGTcacaaaattatttattcaaaaattttaaactaataaaaagagatacatacattatatatttttaacatgcttttcattcttttttttggatttacataaatttttacataggcgttctttctttttctttttttgtctaaattctttttttaaagtCAACAATGATTGAATACTAAactttttaatcataaaaaatttgatattatgtcataaaattatttttttaatttaaactaataaaagaaTGTATATAAATAACTATACATCTTTAACATAAACCAATAATAACcaactcttattttttttttacactaAATATATTCGCCTAGCATTTTCCTATAAAAGATCGAGAAAATACGAATGCCTATTCTAAAGAATTTGTATATGAATGAATTAAgaaaggttttttttttcaacGAACCAAATTATAGTTTAAAAACAAGTCAATATTATCTTAGATCATCCTATTAGTAATAGGACCTATAGATAGGGTGAGAGCAGCATATATAaggatattaaaaaaaaaaaggtttggtGTTTTCCAATCTATTATATATTTCACTTATTACAAACatggaggaaaagaaaaatattagtaatataaATATCCTAGTATAGAAACTCTTGGATCAAGTCATGCGGACAAAACCTTTCGAACAATTTGTTGAGACAATGTTGTCCTTTCGGTTTgttgtatttctttttttaagaTTCTCTCATTGGAGAATGCATAAACACACGATCATCACTAGATACGATGACAAATTTCTtattatagtaataataaaaaaaagttttcaagaCCGACGTTGCCGATTGCCGATCATTTGTATACTTTATCCTATATATTGTTATAATAATCTTAAACGGAATAACATTCACGacaactaataataataagagaaagtATAATCATGTCAATTAATTATAGTTTagatagtataattttttattaaaaaaatttttttttgtgaaatattaaaatgatattttttttatttataaaatgtatattctcatctcttataatttttaaaattttttttttaattcattctaaattttttgtgttaattaatgttaattttattctttttaaaaaaaataaattatttttcataaaaatatcttttagtaaaaattttattttttatcattaaattttgcttatcaaaatattttttaataatttttttattagttaaattgtatttttaccaaaatattttttaaaaaatttaataattaaatttattttttctaagatacccttcaataattttttaattattaaattatgagtttaccaaaatttttgtcaacaattcttttatattttactattaatttttcgaaattaatatatgttattttaacattaaataaaaaatcttagtaaaattattttctaatataaatatatattaattgttatacatattaacaataataagattttttatttaatattaaaataatatatattgatattgaaaaattaataataaaatataaaaataattgttaacaaaaattttgataaaatcactatttaataattaaaaaattattgaaggatattttaaaaaataatttaattattaatttttttaaaaaatattttggtaaaaatataatttaattaataaaaaaataatttattaaagagtattttgcTAAACAAAAtgtaatgacaaaaaaatataaaatttttgctgaagggtaattttaaaaaataatttatggtttttgaaaaatggataaagttaacattagttaacacaaaaaaatttaaaatagattaaagatgaggttttttaaaagttataagggagggaaatatacattttataaatagagagaaagaaagtgtcattttagcatctcgtagAAAAAGAAAGTGATATTTTCTCTTTTCTATACTATTCGAATATTTtatctttgattaaaaaaaaagaaagtataaTTATTTGTGACAATTAATACTGAAAATTATAAATGAGCGAAAGACCTAAAATTTAACGTATTAAAACTAtaattacttatgtattttttatcaatttaaatttttaaaataaataatattatgatAATTAATACTTAAAGTTATAcgcttataataaaattttatttggatTCCAACAACaacgacaataataataataataataataataataataataatatcctcGTGAACAATGTGAAAGAAAAAAACACTTGAGCAGAATGATTAGATTAATAATGATGATGCACtagtaaaatataatttaagttGCTTATTCTTAATATAATTGTGAGTGATTTTTTAACTGTAAAAACGGTAGTAGTGCCACGCTTTACGGCCAGATTACTACTACTACTTTTGAcaagttaatatttaattaaaaaaattgacacAATCAATATAAATCTCCTCGGTTCTTAACACATGCTAATACTGTTCATGcattattattcttttaaaataaagcAAATTATTATTTCCTCGGAGACGAAATGTGTATAGTAACAgctgaatttttaattattctttcaaTTATCACACTTTATCTTCCggtattttttttttggggtaAGAAAACATTAAAAATGGTGTAGTGTCGTCATGTCAAACTCCATTGCAAGTgggtttaattttatatttatgtatgtatGAATCTTATCAGAAAGTTGTCGCACTTGATTGGAAGAAAAATGTCCAGTAAGAAAGTATGTCATTTAACTTTGGATGATCATTATTACTCCTAATTATTAGTattatcttttattataattatttttaaatttttttatgataaatttttttcTCGTTACGTGGAATAACGAGGATAAggataaagtgaaaaaaaaaattgtttcgaAGAGGCTTATTTACCTATAATTATATTtgagatataattattttataataaaatttgttagagattaatttttttaacgcgtctattaaaaatttaattaagagcGAGAAGGACTCAATTTgtctaacataaataattattaaaggttttaaaataataattatcaaaatgccttatttaaaatttattagtgactaatttgaatgtttattttaaaagaaccaaTATGTTAAAAAAAGTGAGAcaaatttttgttcaaatttacgTGAAAAATTGTAAATGTGGTGATTATTTTAACCTGAATTTATGCACTTAGATTTAATGTTTAAAATGAGTTCATTTGAgggaggaaaaataaataaaaatctcaCAGAATGGTGACAAAGCAATGCaatgaaataattaattataatgcaAGAAACTTGTGATTAATTCTTCTTTAGCATGAATATTTCAAATCGCATACTATTTTCAGCATATtccatatatataattaattaatactgccccaaagcactttgtcaagaaatattattatatttttttttttatgtaagtGCATGAAAATTATTTGTTAACGTTTGAGCACTTTCTTGCTTTGCGTTTGTCTTACTCTTAAATCGCAACCCTACTTGCCACTTGCCTCTTTAATTTCATTAATTAATCTTCTTTGTCATAGAAACACGAAAAGCACACTAATTTATTGTTAAAATAAGTTTATAAGTTTATTTATGTGAGGGAGGTGCATTTGTAATGTCATCAGACAGCGATATGCCGATAATATGAATCCAAATCATTGCAAAGTTTTATTGTTGCCTtggataaatttatttttcaaaacatatCAACCATACCGGATAATATGAAGAAGTTCTTCCACTTTAATAATTAGAGAAATATAATAAATAGTAAATATTATAATAGAATTACTTAGTTTTAAGTATGTTGTTTAACCAGGTAGATTTTGAATTGTGTGATGCTATATTGATAGTTTTTTTATGGTAATATCGAAAAAGAGGCACTGATTTATCAAGATATAGGTAAGACTATATGTTATATAGTATTTTTGGATGTAATTCTAATTTCTGTTAaacttttttcttctattttttaatgGTCGAAAACTCtagtaacaattaaaaaaaaagttttactaTTATCAATAAATGTTCATGTGAATCAAACGGTAGTGgatattctaataaaaatatcttttatacaaaaataatattataaactaTTTATATCGTTATTAAATATATATGACTAAATCatctaataaattataatatcattttttataaagatattttcatATACAAACACTACTAGAAATACAGATTAGCATAATAAAGATATTATGTGACGGATTTTATCCTATAGATACAGACGGAATTTTAAagggattttttgtcggaaaacaaaaaaatggattagcataaattacagatagAAAAGAGAATTcgtcgataattctgtcggaaaaattaatttttttcgtagaaaatggttatagatgaaaaattcgtctgtaattaaatagGTAAAACGctgcgttttattaaattattacagacgaaaaattcgtatgtaatttaaattttctgTCGGAAAATATTAATGTAAACCTAACCTATCCCTTCTCTCTCCCCGTGGCAGCCCCCATTCAAACTGTGTTTCGTGCTCCATTCACAAATCAAACACAAGCTTCTTCCTCTCTCCCAGGCACGAGCTACTTCTACTCTCCGTGACTGCTACTTCTGCTTCTTCTGCCGCGGCCGTTGCCGTTGCCGCCGCCGCCACCGCTTGCATCACACAATCTCTCTCTGTCATCCCTTGCGTCCTATGAGATCCCTTCGTCGCCGCTCTCGTCGCGTCTACTCCCATCGTCGGAGAGCTCTCTCTGCCGCTGCTCTCATCGCATCTGCTCCCTCTGGCGCCTCTTCCATCTAATCTCATCTTGCTTTCTCAGTTCTTCTCGTAACCATCTCAAATTTCAGGTATATATACCCTAATTTTGTGATTCTGTTCTTCGTGATAAACCTTAGGGCTCAATTTTTCTATGTCAGTTTTAGGTTTATCATACTCTACTTTTGTGCTTCGTTCGAATCTGCGGGTTTACtctgattttgatgatttttttctGCAATCGAAGGTTTTCGTTTGAATCATTTGCTTGGACGAACATTGAATATGTTCTGTTCTGCTCTGTTCAAGTAGCTTACGGCTTGTGAATTCATgtattctatatttctatttgACCTTGTTCGCTAACTTCGTGTTCATTTTCGCTGAATATGTCCTTTTCAATTTTGTATGATGGATGATTAAATATATTAACATAATTATAACTTTGATTTTATTAGCACTAAATTCGATTGGCTTCGCAGTGAAAGCTGCCTGTGATATCTAGTGATTGTGTTTAATATTTGACTTTTTTACTATGCTCTTCTTAAAAGGGAAACTAGggttctttctttttgttctttcatCAATTGCATGAATCTGGTCATATATAGTAATGCTTTCTTGCTAATCAAAATAGTAATTTTTGCTAATTTTGGAATTTGATATTGCTGACCTTTGTTATTAGAAGGATTGCCACTACTTGTCCTTTTCAGGAAAAAATTGAGTAGTCATGCGAATATTATCTGAAAgttttaatgaaaaaattgagTAGTCATGCCACTACTTGTCTTTTGTCTTCTCCTCACGTATTCTATGCTTAGGGGAAGAATTCATAGTGTTCTATATAGATATCAAGCATTCTTTCTCTCATCAACTAACATAATGATAAGTTGTTGGTTTGTTTCTTGCAAGATAAGCAATTGTAGCTTCTTTACAAAATCATCTGGTATAATTTTGTACTTATATGTTTAAATTCTTAGAAAAGTAGGTGGACTGCAACAATTATTGTTGTAATCTAAAGTTTGTTTCAacttttttactgttatttttaaAGTTATTCATTCACATTAGAAAAACTACTTGTAATCTAAAGTTTTGTGTTAATATGGAGTGATATTTATAGCAAAGCTACATCTTTCCATTTCTTTAATACATTAATAGCTGTGATGTACTTTTACCTTTTAAGAATATCATCCTTCTTAAATTTGTCTATGACTCTATGCACATTATACATGTATAGGGCAATTTTGcagtgttcttattattattcttttttacaTGCAGAATTTTTATATGATTGGAAGAGACAAAAGCAGAACCTCATGTAGGGTCTTGAAGATTGACAGATTGGATCCAACGGAACTAAACATCACTGAAGATTTGACAGTGTACTCAGAAATTGAGTGTTGTGACCTTCTAATGCGCATACACGAAGGAAACAAGTCAACAGGGGGACTGAAGTTTGTTACAACTTGTTATGGAATCATTGGTAATTGAATCTTCTATCATCTTCTTCATATGAACAAAATTGTTATTATGGTATTGTTTCCCAAAAACTGGCTATAATAATTAAGGTTCCGTcatcttattatatttttttatctaggATTTGTCAAATTTCTTGAGCCATACTACATGCTTCTCATAACAAAGCGAAGGAAAATTGGCACAATATAATAATCCATCTTATTAATGGGCTTTACTTTTCTTCTCTTGTGACTTAGATACAAGAAGCTTCTGTGCAGTGTAGATCTTACGAAGGACTTCTTTTTCAGCTACTCATACAATGTCATGTTTAGTCTTCAAAGGAACTTAACCGATCATAATACAACAGGACAGTCACTTTACGAAATACTGTTTGTTTGGAATGAGTTTTTGACTCGTGGAGTCAGGAATAATCTCCAGAATGCTTCCTGGACAGTTTCCTTAGTTTATGGCTTTTTTAAATAGGTACATAACAGACTCCCCTTTTGGCTAATGGATATGtttagtttttatcttctatATATTAATTTCGTTGTACTTTATCAGCAATATTAATTTCATTTGAAATGTCTAGTTTTTACCATATGTAACTTTGTATATGCTATTGCTTGCATTTTATGTGATAGAGTTAATGCTGCAATCATTAAACCATGGATTAGTAGTATTCACACAAAATGATAATTTAATGTAGGCAATATTTTTTATCGCTGTATTGGTGTCATCAAGCCTCTCCTATAAGTGCTAGAAAGAAATGCTAGAAATATCTATTCCTCATAAAAGGTTATGCATTTTCTTGTTGACAGTTGTTCATTTATGGCATGCTGTGTAAGTCAAACTTTCTATTTCTGGAAGGGATTTTCACTTAACTATCATTGCTAGGCGCTCGCGGCACTATGCTGGGACAAGGTTTGTACTTTTCCAATCCTTTATATGAGTTTGTCACATGATAAAGCTacattctgtttcaattctttaCACTTGCAGTCCTTGAAGATATACATCTGCTTttgtttacattttaatttttctaattgaGGTTTTTTTACTGGTTTCTGCCAAGTACTTCAATCCATGAAATTCATGTAAACGGGTGATTTATCACCCAGAAactttgtatttttctgtaaattttggcatttttaTCTTACTTATTTCTTGACATATTCCTTGCTTGCTGTATCTTGTGATGCAGATATCTGAAACGAGGAGTGAATGAAAAGGGAAGAGTAGCTAATGATGTTGAGACAGAGCAGATAGTCTTTGCAGATGCTCGTGATGGAAGTTCGATGAAAATAAGTTCCGTGGTGCAGATCCGGGGTTCAATTCCTCTGTTCTGGTCTCAAGAAGCCTCTCTATTGAACATAAAACCTGACATTATATGTATGATGTGGAAGCAACTATTCTCTGCTTGTTATGTAATTTTTTCTAAgagcttttttgcttttttttttttctttttctagtaTCAAAGAAGGACAACACCTTTGAAGCCACAAGGCTTCATTTTGAAAATCTTGTTAAGAGATATGGAAATCCAATTATCATATTGAACTTGATTAAGGTAGGCAGCTTCCCATTTCTAATGAACAGTTAGGAATATTGAATTTCTCGGTTGTGTCTAACCTCTAAACTAGaatgttttcttattttcatttttttttgttcaagACACATGAGAAGAAGCGACAAGAAACTATTCTGCGAGCCGAGTTTGCTAATGCTATTAGGTCTATCAACAAAAATATGAAAGGGAAAAATCGACTGAGGTTCCTCCATTGGGATTTGCATCGACACTCAAGACGGTAACTTGCTCTTCCTTCCAACcgtttcaattttttattcttgGGTGTTATTTTGACTTTATTGGATCAATTACTTCAGCAGCAAAGCTACTAATGTGTTGACCCAACTGGGGAAAGTGGTTGCTTATGCGTTGAAGCTGACTGGCGTCTTCTACTGTTCCCTGACACCAAACTTGACACCAGAGGGACTGTTCCAATATTCCTTCACTGGGTATGTTCTATAGCAGCACTTTGGATGCTGTTTGCTGATGTATTTTCCTATTGAattac contains:
- the LOC140173121 gene encoding phosphoinositide phosphatase SAC2-like; this translates as MSIKLSISGRDFHLTIIARRSRHYAGTRYLKRGVNEKGRVANDVETEQIVFADARDGSSMKISSVVQIRGSIPLFWSQEASLLNIKPDIILSKKDNTFEATRLHFENLVKRYGNPIIILNLIKTHEKKRQETILRAEFANAIRSINKNMKGKNRLRFLHWDLHRHSRRKATNVLTQLGKVVAYALKLTGVFYCSLTPNLTPEGLFQYSFTGYVL